Proteins encoded within one genomic window of Microbacterium sp. LKL04:
- a CDS encoding single-stranded DNA-binding protein yields MAGETIITVVGNLTADPELRYTQNGLPVANFTIASTPRSFDRQANEWKDGEALFMRASVWREFAEHVAGSLTKGMRVVATGRLKQRSYQDREGNNRTAIELEVDEIGPSLRYATAQVTRAASGGGGGGGNFGGGQQQSRPQVQQDEPWATPGSSAPDAWSAPGTSYGDDTPF; encoded by the coding sequence ATGGCCGGCGAGACCATCATCACGGTCGTGGGGAACCTCACGGCAGACCCCGAGCTGCGGTACACGCAGAACGGCCTGCCCGTCGCGAACTTCACGATCGCATCGACGCCGCGCAGCTTCGACCGTCAAGCCAACGAGTGGAAGGACGGCGAAGCGCTGTTCATGCGCGCGTCGGTCTGGCGCGAGTTCGCTGAGCACGTCGCAGGCTCGCTCACCAAGGGCATGCGGGTCGTCGCGACCGGCCGCCTGAAGCAGCGCTCCTACCAGGACCGCGAAGGCAACAACCGCACGGCGATCGAGCTGGAGGTCGACGAGATCGGCCCCTCGCTCCGCTACGCCACTGCCCAGGTCACCCGGGCCGCCTCAGGCGGCGGCGGTGGCGGCGGCAACTTCGGCGGCGGTCAGCAGCAGTCGCGTCCGCAGGTGCAGCAGGACGAGCCCTGGGCCACGCCCGGGTCTTCGGCCCCTGACGCCTGGAGCGCGCCCGGGACGAGCTACGGCGACGACACCCCGTTCTGA
- the rpsF gene encoding 30S ribosomal protein S6, with product MVILDPEIDERQVAPKLDGFLKVITADGGSIENVDVWGKRRLAYEIQKKNEGIYAVVNFTATSEATQELDRQLKLNEQIMRTKVLRAEEAIAQVAAEKERAEAKAARKAAKA from the coding sequence ATGGTGATCCTCGACCCCGAGATCGACGAGCGCCAGGTCGCTCCCAAGCTCGACGGGTTCTTGAAGGTCATCACCGCAGACGGTGGCTCGATCGAGAACGTCGACGTCTGGGGCAAGCGCCGTCTCGCCTACGAGATCCAGAAGAAGAACGAGGGCATCTACGCCGTCGTCAACTTCACCGCCACGAGCGAGGCCACGCAGGAGCTCGACCGTCAGCTCAAGCTGAACGAGCAGATCATGCGTACCAAGGTCCTCCGCGCCGAGGAGGCGATCGCTCAGGTCGCCGCCGAGAAGGAGCGCGCTGAGGCCAAGGCCGCCCGCAAGGCTGCGAAGGCCTAA